The genomic DNA TACGGCAGGAACCGCTCCCCGGCGGGAAGCGCGCCGGCCGCCGTCTCCACCGGCCGGCGCGGACGCCGGTGTCAGAGCATGCGCCCGTCGTCGCGCAGGGGGTCGGGCTCCGCCACCGGGGCCACGGGTGGAACCACCGCCCTGCGCCGACGCGCGATGCTCGTGTACGCGGCCACGCCGATCAGGCCGACCGCCATCATGATCAGCCCGGCCACGTCCAGGTTGAATCCGCTGATCTGCCAGTCGGCCGCGAACGCGAGGATCGCGCCTCCCGCGATGAGCAGCAGGCATCCGCCCAGGCCCATGGTGTGCCTCCTCGTGTGTGAACTCGTCCCGAAGTCCTGCGTCTTGCGGGTACCCGCTGCCGCCCCCGCAACGCCTACGGGAACGCGGTCACTTGAGGAAGGCGGTCAGGGCGTTGGCGAGGTGGTGCGGGTCGTCGGCGCCGCACAGCTCGCGCGCGCTGTGCATGGACAGGCAGGCGACGCCGATGTCGATGGTGCGGATGCCGTGCCGGGCGGCGGTGATCGGACCGATCGTCGTGCCGCACGGCAGGTCGTTGTTGGAGACGAACGACTGCCACGGCACGCCCGCCTCCTCGCACGCCGCGGTGAACACGGCCCGCCCCTCGCCGTCCGTCGCGTACCGCTGGTTGACGTTCACCTTGAGGATGGGGCCGCCGTTGGGGCGCGGGCGGTGCGTCGGGTCGTGCCGCTCCGCGTAGTTGGGGTGGACGGCGTGGCCCACGTCGGAGGAGAGGCAGACGGTGCCGGCGAAGGCGCGGGCGCGGTCCTCGTAGGTGCCCCCGCGGGCGTAGACGGATCGTTCCAGCACCGTGCCGAGGAGGGGCCCCTGCGCGCCGGTGTCGGACTCGGAGCCGTTCTCCTCGTGGTCGAAAGCGGCCATGACGGGGATGTGGGAGGTCGGGCCGGCGGTGGCGACGGCGGCGAGCGCGGCGGTGCAGGCGTGCACGGACAGCAGGTTGTCCAGGCGCGGCGCGGCGAGCAGCTCGCGGTCGCGGCCCAGGTAGGCGGGGGGCTCCACGGAGTGGACCATGAGGTCCCAGCCGGCGACGTCCTCCGCGTCGAGTCCGGCCTCCTCGGCGAGGAAGCCGATCAGGTCGCCCTCGTGGACGTCGTCGCCGAGACCCCAGACGGGCTGCATGTGGCGCTGGCGGTCCAGCTTCAGGCCCTCGTTGACGCCCCGGTCGAGGTGGATGGCGAGCTGGGGGACGCGCAGCAGCGGCCGGCCGACGTCGACCAGGCGGTGGCTGCCGTCGCGGAGGGTGAGCCGGCCGGCGAGGCCGAGGTCGCGGTCGAGCCAGGAGTTCAGCAGGGGCCCGCCGTAGATCTCGACGGCGACCTGCCGCCAGCCGTGGGCGCCGCTGTCGGGCTGCGGCTTGACGCGCAGGTTGGGGGAGTCGGTGTGGGCGCCCACGATCCTGAACGGCGTGTGGGCGGCGGCGCCCTCCGGCACGTGCCACGCGACGATCGCGCCGCCCCGGACCACGTACCTGCCGCCGGCCGCGCCGTCCCACGCGGCGGTCTCCTCCACCTGGCGGAAGCCGGCCTTCTCCAGCCGCTCGGCGGCGGTCGCCACGGCGTGGTACGGGGACGGCGAGGCCGTGAGGAACGTCATCAGGTCGTCGGTGTGGCCGCGGTCGAAGCGGGTGGGAGAGCTGCTCATGCCCACACCATACGGGCGGGCACCGGGGCGGGCGCAGGGGTTGGGGGGCGCGGCGCTGTCAGTGGTGGCTGCGAGTATCGACGGGGAGGACACACCGTTGACCGACGCGTGACCGGAGGTGCACTGGTGGAGACGACGACTTCGGCCGCCCCGCCCGGGGCCGGGCCCGCCCGTCCTGCGGCGCCCGTCTGCGCGGCCTGCGAGGCCCCCGGCGCGCAGTGGAGCGCCCCGCTGATGATGCCGCTGTGCCCGGCCTGCACCAGGGCGGGCACGGGTTCGGCGGACCGCGACCCGGTGCGGCTGGGCGACGTGCTGCGGGTGACGGAGGCGGCGCTGCGCGCGTCCGGCCGCGGCCCGGGGCGGGTCCCCTCGCCGCGCACGGGCTCGCCCATGACGTGCCGGTACTGCGGGGGCGGGGCGCTGTGGCACCGCACGGTGAACGACCGGTGGGTGGCGATCGAGCCGGGGGTGCGCCCGGTGGCCGGGGTGCCGCGCGGCAGGCGCTGGTACATAGCCGGGGACGGCACGGCGGTGAACCTGCACGGCGCCGCCCCGGTGGACACCTGCCGGGTGAGCCACTTCGACGTGTGCCCGGGGCGCGCCCGGGGCTGAGGCGCCGGGGGCGGGCGGGGCGGGAAGGGGCGCGGCCCGCCCCCGGACCGGGCCGTCCGGGGGGCGGGCCGCGAGGTCGCGGTCGGGGCGCCGGTCAGAAGGCGGCCTCGTCCAGCTCCATCAGGGAGTTGTCGACGCCCTCGGCGACCAGGCGCTCGGCGGAGACGCCCGGCAGGATCGTGGCGGCGAAGAACTTCGCCGCGGCGATCTTGCCCTGGTAGAAGGGGACGTCCTTCGCGGAGGCGCCGGCGGCCAGCTTCTCGGCGGCGACGGCGGCGCCGCGCAGCAGCAGGTAGCCGACGACGACGTCACCGGAGGCCATGAGCAGGCGCGTGGTGTTCAGGCCGACCTTGTAGATGTTCCTGACGTCCTCGCCGGTCGCGGTGAGGTCGGTGAGCATCCTGCCGACGATCGCCTCCAGGTCGACGGCCGCCTTGGCGAGCGCCTCGCGGGCGCCGGCCAGCTCGTCGCCTCCGGTGCCGACCGCCAGGAACTTCTTGATCTCCTCGGAGAGCGCGTTCAGGGAGGCGCCCTGGTCGCGGACGATCTTCCGGAAGAAGAAGTCCTGGCCCTGGATGGCCGTGGTGCCCTCGTAGAGGGTGTCGATCTTAGCGTCCCGGATGTACTGCTCGACCGGGTACTCCTGGAGGTACCCGGAGCCGCCGAACGTCTGGAGCGACTGGGCGAGCTGCTCGTAGGACTTCTCGGAGCCGTACCCCTTCACGATCGGCAGGAGCAGGTCGTTCAGGCCGTGCAGCGCCCCGGCGTCCTCGCCGGCCGCCTCCTTGACCTGGATCTCGTCCTGGATCGCGGCGGTGTACATGACGAGGGCGCGCATGCCCTCCGCGTACGCCTTCTGCGTCATCAGCGAGCGGCGCACGTCGGGGTGGTGGGTGATGGTGACCTTCGGCGCGGTCTTGTCCATGAAGTTCGCCAGGTCGGGGCCCTGCACGCGCTCCCTGGCGTACTCCAGCGCGTTGAGGTAGCCGGTCGACAGGGTGGCGATGGCCTTCGTGCCGACCATCATGCGGGCGAACTCGATGACGCGGAACATCTGGCGGATGCCGTCGTGCTTGTCGCCGACGAGCCAGCCCTTGGCGGGGTGCCTGTCGCCGAAGGTCATCTCGCACGTGTTGGACGCCTTGAGGCCCATCTTGTGCTCGACGTTGGTCGCGTAGACGCCGTTGCGCTCGCCGAGCTCGCCGGTCTCCCAGTCGAAGTGGTACTTCGGGACGAGGAACAGCGACAGGCCCTTGGTGCCCGGACCGGCGCCCTCGGGGCGGGCCAGGACGTAGTGGAGGATGTTCTCCGACATGTCGTGCTCACCGGAGGTGATGAAGCGCTTCACGCCCTCGATGTGCCACGAGCCGTCCTCCTGCCGGACGGCCCTGGTGCGGCCGGCGCCCACGTCGGAGCCCGCGTCGGGCTCGGTCAGCACCATGGTGGAGCCCCACTGGCGCTCGACGGCGATCTCGGCGATCTTCTTCTGCGCCTCGTTGCCCTCCTCGAAGAGGACGCCGGCGAAGGCCGGGCCGGAGGAGTACATCCACACGGCCGGGTTCGAGCCGAGGATCAGCTCCGCGTACGCCCAGACCAGCGAGCGCGGCGACGTGGTGCCGCCGATCTCCTCGGGCAGGCCGAGCCGCCAGTACTCGGAGTCCATGAACGCCTTGTAGGACTTCTTGAAGGACTCCGGTACGGGCGCGGTGTTCGTCTCCGGGTCGAAGACCGGCGGGTTGCGGTCCGCGTCGGCGAAGGACTCGGCGAACTCGTTCTCCGCGAGGCGGCACAGCTCGTCCAGGACGCTCTTGGCGGTCTCGACGTCCATCTCCTCGAACGGACCGGTGCCGTACACCCTGTCGCGGCCGAGGACCTCGAAGAGGTTGAACTCGATGTCGCGGAGATTCGACTTGTAGTGCCCCATGGCGACGGCTCCGTAAGGATCGGGAGGCAGGTTCCTCGTACATCTACCAGCTGGTAGTCACGATGATGCTACCCGTGGGTAATAAGGGCAACCCCTGCCGCCCGAACTGTGACGGGCTCCGCGCCTACACCCGGCGCAAGGCGGCGGCGAGCGCCCGCGCGGTGGCCAGGTTGCAGTTGCCCAGCGTGATGAGCGGCGGGCTGCCGTAGTCCCGTCCGAGCGACGGCAGCTTGACGTCGTGCGACCCGAGCAGGATCCGCAGCTCGTTCACGAGGCCGCGGGCCTCCTCGTCCTGCTCCAGGTCGTGGTCGATGGCCATGGGACCTCACCCTTTCCGTGCGTGGTGTGACGAACCGGTCACACGATGCCGCGATCACCCCTACCGTCGGAAGG from Streptomyces sp. MRC013 includes the following:
- a CDS encoding M18 family aminopeptidase, whose product is MSSSPTRFDRGHTDDLMTFLTASPSPYHAVATAAERLEKAGFRQVEETAAWDGAAGGRYVVRGGAIVAWHVPEGAAAHTPFRIVGAHTDSPNLRVKPQPDSGAHGWRQVAVEIYGGPLLNSWLDRDLGLAGRLTLRDGSHRLVDVGRPLLRVPQLAIHLDRGVNEGLKLDRQRHMQPVWGLGDDVHEGDLIGFLAEEAGLDAEDVAGWDLMVHSVEPPAYLGRDRELLAAPRLDNLLSVHACTAALAAVATAGPTSHIPVMAAFDHEENGSESDTGAQGPLLGTVLERSVYARGGTYEDRARAFAGTVCLSSDVGHAVHPNYAERHDPTHRPRPNGGPILKVNVNQRYATDGEGRAVFTAACEEAGVPWQSFVSNNDLPCGTTIGPITAARHGIRTIDIGVACLSMHSARELCGADDPHHLANALTAFLK
- a CDS encoding DUF6083 domain-containing protein → MTGGALVETTTSAAPPGAGPARPAAPVCAACEAPGAQWSAPLMMPLCPACTRAGTGSADRDPVRLGDVLRVTEAALRASGRGPGRVPSPRTGSPMTCRYCGGGALWHRTVNDRWVAIEPGVRPVAGVPRGRRWYIAGDGTAVNLHGAAPVDTCRVSHFDVCPGRARG
- a CDS encoding acyl-CoA dehydrogenase, coding for MGHYKSNLRDIEFNLFEVLGRDRVYGTGPFEEMDVETAKSVLDELCRLAENEFAESFADADRNPPVFDPETNTAPVPESFKKSYKAFMDSEYWRLGLPEEIGGTTSPRSLVWAYAELILGSNPAVWMYSSGPAFAGVLFEEGNEAQKKIAEIAVERQWGSTMVLTEPDAGSDVGAGRTRAVRQEDGSWHIEGVKRFITSGEHDMSENILHYVLARPEGAGPGTKGLSLFLVPKYHFDWETGELGERNGVYATNVEHKMGLKASNTCEMTFGDRHPAKGWLVGDKHDGIRQMFRVIEFARMMVGTKAIATLSTGYLNALEYARERVQGPDLANFMDKTAPKVTITHHPDVRRSLMTQKAYAEGMRALVMYTAAIQDEIQVKEAAGEDAGALHGLNDLLLPIVKGYGSEKSYEQLAQSLQTFGGSGYLQEYPVEQYIRDAKIDTLYEGTTAIQGQDFFFRKIVRDQGASLNALSEEIKKFLAVGTGGDELAGAREALAKAAVDLEAIVGRMLTDLTATGEDVRNIYKVGLNTTRLLMASGDVVVGYLLLRGAAVAAEKLAAGASAKDVPFYQGKIAAAKFFAATILPGVSAERLVAEGVDNSLMELDEAAF